In Janthinobacterium rivuli, a single genomic region encodes these proteins:
- a CDS encoding ATP phosphoribosyltransferase regulatory subunit — MPNWLLPENIADVLPSEARKIEELRRLMLDNFRLYGYELVMPPLLEYLESLMTGAGKDTDLRTFKLVDQLSGRMLGLRADMTTQVARIDAHLLNRATVTRLCYAGSVLHTRPSGLHATREPLQIGAEIYGHAGLEADAEIQELALASLALAGFDSVRLDLSHVGLLRAIIAQDAAAERDEAALYALLRAKDAPGLRALTASYDAVTRDALLALPNLYGDIDVLARAREVLPPLPGVLKALAELAALAGSALGRAEVAIDLADLRGYQYESGAMFALYVPGLPNAVARGGRYDHVGEAFGRARPATGFSLDLRELARLLPTAERKHSIRAPWGSAPELKEKIAELRKAGEVVIQSMPGHSNEQDEFECDRVLVLADNGSSWILKNLG; from the coding sequence ATGCCGAATTGGCTTTTGCCCGAAAATATTGCCGATGTTCTGCCGTCGGAAGCGCGCAAGATCGAAGAGCTGCGCCGCCTCATGCTGGATAATTTCCGTCTGTACGGATATGAACTGGTGATGCCGCCGCTGCTCGAGTATCTGGAATCGCTGATGACCGGCGCTGGCAAGGATACCGACCTGCGCACGTTCAAACTGGTCGACCAGCTGTCTGGCCGCATGCTCGGCCTGCGCGCCGACATGACGACGCAAGTGGCGCGCATCGACGCCCATCTGCTGAACCGCGCCACCGTCACCCGCCTGTGCTACGCCGGCAGCGTGCTGCATACCCGTCCATCGGGCTTGCACGCCACCCGCGAACCGCTGCAGATCGGCGCCGAAATCTATGGCCACGCCGGCCTGGAAGCCGATGCCGAGATCCAGGAGCTGGCGCTCGCTTCGCTGGCACTGGCCGGTTTCGATAGCGTCCGCCTGGATTTGTCGCACGTCGGCCTGTTGCGCGCTATCATTGCGCAAGACGCCGCCGCCGAGCGCGACGAAGCTGCGCTGTACGCCTTGCTGCGCGCGAAAGATGCGCCGGGCCTGCGCGCCCTGACCGCATCCTACGATGCCGTCACGCGCGATGCGCTGCTGGCCTTGCCGAACCTGTATGGCGACATCGACGTGCTGGCGCGTGCGCGCGAAGTGCTGCCGCCGCTGCCGGGCGTGCTGAAAGCGCTGGCCGAGCTGGCGGCGCTGGCAGGCTCCGCGCTGGGCCGCGCCGAAGTGGCGATCGACCTGGCCGACCTGCGCGGCTACCAATATGAAAGTGGCGCGATGTTTGCGCTGTATGTACCAGGCTTGCCGAACGCGGTTGCGCGCGGCGGCCGTTATGACCACGTCGGCGAAGCGTTCGGCCGGGCACGTCCCGCGACCGGCTTCTCGCTCGATTTGCGCGAACTGGCGCGCCTGTTGCCGACCGCGGAACGGAAGCATTCGATCCGCGCGCCGTGGGGCAGCGCGCCAGAATTGAAGGAAAAAATCGCCGAGTTGCGCAAGGCGGGCGAGGTCGTGATCCAGAGTATGCCGGGTCACAGTAATGAACAAGACGAGTTCGAGTGCGATCGCGTGCTGGTACTTGCCGATAATGGTAGTAGCTGGATTCTTAAAAACTTAGGTTAA